The genomic DNA ttgatatgatatttttaaaatatttgacaaccctagaTGGTACATTATTTTCGATAGATTTATAGAATGGATATTTAAATCGATATTTTCGGCGATAGGCAGatctttattttgtgtgtctgtgactATATCGATGTTTGTAACGATAGTAGTCCTCACTCCTCACTGGCGAAAAAGccgcaaaataaatacagacaAAACGggcatttttgtgtatttttgcaAGTAATCAAGCTGAAAAGTAGTCCCGAAGCCCCAAAATGAGTGGCGGCAACATGCTATATGGCGGCGACGAGATTGGAGCCCTAGTTTTCGATCCCGGCCACCACTCGCTGCGTGTGGGCTACGCGCAAGAAGATTCGCCAAAGGCTGAGATACCCTCCGTTGTCGGCATTGGTGCATCCCCAACCCCTGAAACGAATCTTGATCCAGAGACCAAAACTGACAACAATGTAACGCCCAACAGTGAGTAGAAAGAAGAAATTGATCTTTATCATTACACataacccacacacaacacacccaCCCTCAGATTCCGACTCGCGCAAGTACTATGTAGACACAAACTATGTGAATGTGCCCCGTTCCCAAATGGAGGTTCAGACATACATGAAGGATGGCATGATTGACAACTGGGATCTCTTCGAGAAGGTGATTGACTATGCCTATGCAAATGTCATACAATCGGAGCCGGAGTACCATCCGGTGCTCTTCTCCGAGGCGTCCTGGAACGTGCGCAACAACCGTGAGAAGCTCACCGAACTGATGTTTGAGAAGTACAATGTGCCAGCCTTCTTCCTGGTTAAAAATGCCGTGCTGGCGGCTTTCTCCAGCGGACGTGCCACAGCGCTTGTGGTAGACAGCGGCGCCACGCACACTTCGGCCGTGCCCGTCCACGAGGGGTATGTCCTCTCGCAGGCGGTGGTAAAGTCCCCACTGGGCGGCGACTTTCTCTCTCGCCAATGCAGGCAGCACTTGGATAAGCTCAATATCGACCTGTCGCCGGTGTATAAAATCGCCTCGAAGGATGTGGTCAAGGAACGGGACAATGCACGCTTCACGCTGCGGAAGCTACCCGAAAATCTCACACAGTCCTGGCAGAACTACATGGTTCAGCTCTTGATGCAGGACTTCCAGATGAATATTCTGCAGGTGCTGGAGAATCCCTTTGACGAGCGTGTGGCCGCCCAAATACCAACTGTCCACTACGAGTTCCCCAACGGATATCACCAGGACTTTGGCTCAGAGCGTTTCAAAATTGCCGAAAGCCTCTTCGACAATGCCATGCTGGGTGCTGGCCAATTGGCATCCACCAGCGTGGGTATGTGCGATGCGGATGTAAGGCTCTCGCTCTTCGGCTCGGTTGTGGTCACAGGTAAGTGAATGATCCCTTGAATAATGCTCACAGCATTGCTTATGCATGAATTTGTACCATTGTTTAGGTGGAAACACGCTACTGCAAGGCTTTCCCGAGCGTCTCAATCGAGATCTACAGCTGCGTGCGCCCTCAAATACACGTTTGAAAATGATTTCGGCCAATGGGAGTGTTGAAAGAAGATTCGGTGCCTGGATTGGGGGCTCCATACTGGCCAGCATTGGGACATTCCAGCAGATGTGGATATCGTCGCAGGAGTACGAGGAGGCTGGAAAGAGTCAGGTGGAGCGCAAGTGTCCGTAAAATCGCTGCCAGTTGGTCATTAACATGAACGAATTccaattgtaattttaattttaaagacGAAACTCCATGTAATTATATAAATGTGAACTTTTAAATGCGTAAGTCGGATTAGGCTGGCAGTACGATGTGCAAGAAATGGGATTTGATATTCTCACTGCTTATCGCCAGTCGTTGTACGTTCCGGCTTGATTGTCGTTTCTCCAGTCAGATTATCCTCCCCCTCCAGTTCGTACtggatggaaatggaagtgagCTTTGGCACACGTTTCTTGTAGTTTTTCGCTTGTTTCGGTGGTATCAATGGCCGTCGCCGCCTTATGGTGTCTTGAGTGATTTCGGTGCAAAGTTTTAGAAAACGTCACATAGCGCCAGACATGGTATTGTTGCACACACATTGCTATGGCAAGAAAACATTTATTGAGTCACTCAAATAGCGTTTATAGAATTGATTCACTTACCTTGGCATTTAGAATGTCCTCCGACCAATCCTCCTTGGCAATACGTCCCACAGCATTCACCAGAATCTTCTTCACCTTGATGACATTCTCGGCAAAGGTCTTGAGCACATCCTGCACATTGACGCCCTCGCAGCCCATGCGCCAGCAATCGTAGTCGGTGGCAATCGCCACAGAGCCGTACAGCAGGCCAGCCTCTTTGGCTAGCACAACCTCTGGGCACGTGGTCATATTGATAAGATCGCCGCCCCATTCCCTGAACATGAGACTCTCAGAGCGCGAGGAGAAGCGAGGTCCCTCGATCGTCACAATTGTGGCCTTCTCGTGGGCCGGAATCTCCAGTTCCTTGGCCGCCCCAATTAGAATGTTGCGTGTGCGCTCACTGAAAGCTGGATACATGGGCAGATGGCAGACACCACGTGGGCTAGTGGCTGAGCCATCGTAGAACGTTTGTGCGCGCTTTGTGGTGCGATCTATGAAATCGTGCGGCATCACCAGGTTCCCGGGCTTGATTTGTTCACGCAGTGAACCACAGGCCGTGGACACAATCAGGTGGGTGCAGCCCACATCCCGCAAAGCCCAGATATTGGCACGGTAATTCACATTGGAGGGCATAATATCATGTTTCCTTCCGTGGCgtgccagcagcacacactGGACACCACCGATTTCACCTTGAATCAGGGCATCGGACGGGTCCCCGTAGGGCGTTTGGATCACTTTCTCTTGGCGATTCTCCAAAATGTCGGGATCATCCAAGCCGGAACCGCCAATAATGCCAATCTGTCGACAAGAgcagaaaaatattaatagaaACGGACAGGAAGTGGGCGCCTGGTAGTGGCTCTGCTCACCTTGACTGGTATGGGCTCGAGATCAGTGTCTTTACATTTAATGTGTAGCATTTTAGAGATTGCTAACGACGGATTTTATTACTAGTTGCTGCGGCTGTCTGGCGAATAATGAATCCCGCTGATAGCACAGTTTGATAAGTGTGTGTATGGAGGGTAGGGTGCAAAAGCCGCAAAAGCTTGGGCATATTAATATCATAATAATCTGTGAGCAGTATGTAACATCtaaataataagaaaaaacTCTTTTTACTTAATTAAGTTAAATCAATAATTTCAAGCTTTCCAGCTATATTCGTTTTGTTAttcagcaacaataataatacaagTAAGGTATCCATGAACAATTGCAGCCGAACAAGTCTAGTATTTTTCACAATCGCGCTTACCAACACTGTGCTCAGAAATAAGAAGAAGCTCAAATGTAAACAGCTGGACTGTGCTGCACATGTTCGGGTTTCGAAAGGATGTACCAACTTGAAAAGAACTTTGCAGGCAACGATATCGACGATATCGAGGATTTGATATCTGCCGAAGATGTCAAGCCGCAGGAGCGTTACCAGAACAAGAAGAGTGTGACAGTGCGGGCCAAGAAGCGTGCCCAAATCAAGCCAGAGACTGATGTCGAAGAGAAGCCCACTCCCCGGCCCACCATTTACGAGAGCGTCATACCCGGAACCCAAAAGGTGTTTGTGAAGACATGGGGCTGTGCGCACAACAACTCCGACTCCGAGTACATGGCCGGTCAGCTGGCTGCCTACGGCTACAAACTGAGTGGCAAAGATGAAGCGGACCTCTGGCTGCTCAACAGCTGCACCGTGAAGAACCCCTCGGAGGATACATTTCGCAATGAGATCGAGACGGGTATGAGCAACGGCAAACATGTTGTGGTGGCCGGCTGCGTGCCCCAGGGAGCGCCAAAGTCGGACTATCTACGCGGACTGTCCGTGATCGGAGTGCAGCAGATCGATCGCGTTGTTGAGGTGGTGGAGGAGACCCTGAAGGGACACAGCGTACGGCTGCTGCAAAACAAGAAGGTTCACGGTCGTCGGGTGGCCGGAGCGCCATTATCCCTACCCAAGGTGCGCAAGAATCCCCTCATCGAGATAATATCCATAAACACGGGCTGCCTGAACCAGTGCACGTACTGCAAGACGAAGCATGCTCGCGGCGATCTGGCCAGCTATCCACCCGAGGAGATTGTGGATCGGGCGCGACAATCGTTTGCGGAAGGCTGCTGTGAGATCTGGCTAACATCGGAGGACACTGGCGCCTATGGCCGAGACATAGGCAGCTCCCTGCCAGAGCTGCTCTGGCAGTTAGTCGAAGTCATCCCAGAGCACTGTATGCTGCGCGTGGGCATGACGAATCCTCCCTACATACTGGAGCATCTGGAAGAGGTGGCCAAGGTGCTACAGCATCCACGTGTCTATGCCTTTTTGCATGTTCCTGTTCAAGTGAGTGACAAGCCACAAATTAATCGATTCCTGAGCTAATCTTCTATCTCCCACAGAGCGGCAGTGACTCTGTGCTGGGCGAGATGAAGCGCGAATATTGTCGCAAAGATTTCGAGCATGTGGTGGACTTTCTACGTGAGCGTGTTCCTGGCGTCACCATAGCCACCGACATCATATGTGGCTTTCCCACCGAGACAGAGGCAGATTTCGAGGAGACAATGACGCTGTGCAGCAAATACCGCTTCCCCAGCCTATTCATCAATCAGTTCTTCCCGCGGCCTGGCACCCCGGCTGCCAAAATGGAGCGCATACCCGCAAATCTGGTAAAAAAGCGCACCAAGCGACTGACAGATCTCTTCTATAGCTACGAGCCATACGCACAGCGAGTGGGCGAGATGTACACGGTTCTGGTCACGGAAATCTCTCACGACAAGCTCCACTATGTGGGCCACAACAAGAGCTACGAGCAGGTCCTGCTGCCCATGCGGGACAATCTGTTGGGCACTCGGGTCCATGTGCGCATCACCAGCGTCAGCAAGTTCAGCATGGTCGGTGAGATACTGGACGATGAGCGGGACTGGACGCGTTGCGCACAAAAGCATGAAGAGGCTCCAATGGAATCAGCCAGGATGAGTCGAGACAAGCTGATTCAGCGTTATGTGGGCATTGCCCTCGTGGTGGGCAGCGTGGCCTTTCTGCTGCAGCTACTCATCAAGTTACTCTAGCTCTCTGGCTCTAGGTtgagcaataaaaatgcatctGATTTCCGAATTCATAATTTAAGTAACGCTTTGAACTTAGCCTAGGATACATTAGAAACTTGTTGCAGGGTCCACCATCGCACCTAGTAGTCGTCGGAGGGCTCCGTGCCGAAGTAGCGATCGCCAAAGTTGCCAATGCCGGGTATTACATAAAACTTACTATTAATCTCCGGATCTAGAGCGGAAGTAACGATTTTAACCTGCAACGAAATGGCTTAAATGAAGTGAAAACTTAATGGAAAGATGCTCCAGAGGAATCCTCACCTTAGGGAAGGCATAGGCTATGGAGTGCACACCGATTTCGGCCATTAGCAGTGAGGCCAGAATGATGTTATCCTCGGGCACATCGTGATCCAGGAGCACACGAATGGCCATCATGGCCGCTGCCCCAGTGGCGACGGTGGCATCCATTAGTATCACCTTGTAGTCTTTTATGTCTTTGGGCAGCCTCAGGTAGTAAAGCTCTGGCTCGCCGGTCTTCAGATTGGTCTGTATGAGGATCTTGCCAATGCGTATGTCCTTGCACACATCACAGACGGCCTGCTCCATGGTCTCGCCGGCACGCAGAATGGAAACGCCGCAAATCTTTCGCGAGGACATGCGCTTGCCCTCGTACAGCACACCCTGTGGCGTCTCCACGGTGGTCAGCTTGAAGGGAAACAGACTCAGGGCATACTCGATGACGAGGCGTATAAGGCGTTTCGAATAAAAGATGAACTCATCTCTGGACGTATTCCGGCAGCGGATAAACGTGTGCAGGCCCTTGATTTGGGGCGTGGGATCCAGTAAATGCAGAGAATGTGGCATTGGCTGGTCCTTGTACGAGTTGGCCAGCGTCTCGCGCAGCTTGAACCCGCGCTGGATTCAAATGAAGGAGGATTTTCATTAACATTataatgaaatggaaaactacTTCAGCtctgttctctttctctctcaccaGTTGCAGCTGGGTGTGCACGTGCTGCACAATGAGATGAATGGCGACTTTATTCTCGCCGCCTCGTGGCACAATGATGTCCGCATGGGCCATGGTTGGCGCTATATAATTGGCATAAGAAGGCTTCACCATGTTCAGGTATTGCTTGAGCACACCCCTCAGTTCGCGTCCACGTTGTGAGATGTCGCTGCAAGTTCAGATTTAAGTAACAGAATAGAATCTAGCAGGCAAAGTAATTACCGCTTAAGGCGCCTGGCCAGACGTATATCCGGATCCGTGTCCACGAATATCTTCATGTCCAGCAGCTTAAGCACCTCGGGGCTGTGAAAGGTGAGAATGCCCTCGAATATGATGACATTCGCACCGTACATGGTCTTCGTTTGTGTCTCACGGCCATGGGTGACAAAGTTGTATACCGGCACCTCCACCTTGCGGCCCTCCTTTAGCTTTGTGAGCACATCGACCAGCAGCTCAATGTCAAAGGCATCCGGATGATCAAAGTTATACTCGTTGATCAGAGCTTGCTCGTGCTGCTTCTCGTTCAGGATCTGGCGCGGGAGGGGGAGTACATTTCGAATTAATAGGAAGTTTTATTATCGCCTCTCGACTCACCTTGTAGAAACAGTCCATGGACAACAGGGTTACCCATGGCACATCCAGGCTTTCTATGATTTTCTCGGCCACAGTTGTCTTGCCGGATGCACTGCCGCCGCAGATGcctggtttgggtttgggaaGATTAGACACTGTTAAGCAGTTTGGGTGGAGGGACTGTGTGGCGTACCTATGACAAAAGGCTCCACCTGCTGACCCGCACAGTTGTACCATGGTGGACGACCGGCTGTATAGATAGTACGATTGTTGGCCCGTATAATGCACTCGGACGGATTTGCGGTGGTTGTCTGATTGCCAATCGAGGTGGTGCGCTGTCGCCGCCCGGCGCGTCGCATGGGTGACTCCAGCGCCGTCTTGGTAGGCACTGTGGTGGGCGAGGCCGGGCAGCAGTTAAGATCCCCGCCGCCAACAGTCCCATTGCCCAGATCGACGTAGAGCGGTTCCGTCACATCGGAACGATCATCGCTGCAAGAGATTTACAATCATCGTTAAAAATTATGTCAAGTACTGTGACCAGCCCCAGTCACGCCCAGAACCACCACAGacaatgtttatttataatacGTGTGGCTAGAAGGTTTGGAATTCAGTGATTAGCAACGATAAGGTTGGTCTATCACAAACATTATTAATCTCGGGATTTCATTACAAAgtcagcaaaataaatacatatgtatgtacatatgtactgcaCACGCAAGGCGAAGAAGGGGAGAAGAGTTCAAGGATATGTTATACTCACTGACCTACTCTAGCAGAAACCCAACCCTGGGCACGTGcaccacccacacatacaaacGTGCCGACGGGCAGCCCACaacgcaaatgcaatttctacTCAATATGTTCTAAAAATAGAAATGATTATGGGGGAAACGGTCTTCattgaatttaattcaatggaagtgaagtgaaggatTGGTGAAAGCCAATTTCAAGATGAaaattgccattgctgctgcataaatCCATCCAcccatacatgcatatgtacatatgtatgtgtatgtctgtgtttgtatttCCGCCATGTGTGGTGCAGAATGCTGACGTGACTTTTATGATTGCCGAAattaatatatacaaaaattcacacacacaaatgcaaatgtatgtgcatatgtttaaactttaaagagtactcaaaaaaagagtttccaGCGAATCATCAGGCAATTAATATATTGCATTGcctgcatatgtacatatgtatgtacatatacggacgacacacacaggcagagcaagaagcagagacagacagacagagacaaagcgGCGCTAGACTTTGGTTTGGATGCTGCGTAGGCATGCGTTCGTTGCACTCTTCACTTTATTAACCTCCCCCCCACTGCGTTGCTACTCAGCTGTGCCAAAAATGGCCAGACCAGGCCGACCATtgtgaaattatatttatagttttgCGTAGTAATACGAAATGCCCAAACGCACGCatacacgtatgtacatacggcAGCCGCAgtaaaagaagaagaaagcacatacaatacatatcaTAAAGCTAAAGAGAGATGGTGGAGCGAAAGAGACAAAAAGAATTTGCCACGTGTATGAGCCTTGCACAACAGGTTGGCCTGAGAGCAAGGGAGAAGGATAACAAGCATAAGAAAGGATTTGGGCATCACAGTGGGAGGAAGCAGAATAGCGATAGACGTGGCGGCTTGATCGCAGCCATATTGGCGCATTTGCTGACGCTATCGCTTTTTCTTAACTTCTCTGCTGTTATTAGACGCCTTGCCAACCTGacagggcggcggcggcgtcgcaGAGGCAGATGCTGACAcgataaacaacaatttgagAGAGCGTTAATtaaacacagaaacacagagagacgAACAAatacaggcacacacacgccgAACAAGGGCGACAGCAAAACAATTAGAATGGCGGTAAATGGACGAAATAACGAATGAACTGatgaaaggcaaacacaacaaaaatataggcactcatacatacatgcatatgtatgcactgGTGTGTACATTAGAGCGAAAAAATGCAATGATTTACATGTGACCATTGGTTTTGGctacggcggcggcggccttaacctttgactgctgctgcggtggaaCTGCGATGGTTAGTAGACCgctggcggcagcggcgacgaCGGCAACGGATGCGCTGGCAGATGCAAATGCTGATGTTGGTTTTCCCTTTTGAACAtcgctgtggttgttgctgccattcgACTTGCTGCACAAAAACGTGATGCTGCTCATTTTACTCTACCGTACGGGACTTGTGCTGGCGCTGCGCTGGCGTGGGCGTAAGCGTGAGAGTCGTTCGCTGCCGGCGATGCCAAAATGGGTCAATCACTCGCCTCACGTActcacacacaacacacaatcACAGAATAATGCTTGCACATGGGCCGGCACGGATCACATGTGGTATGCTTTGGCTATGAATAAAAGCTGTTATTTTCCACGGGGTTTGTTCAGTTTTTTGCGTTGtgagaaatatttattcgaTATCTAATAAAAATGCGAGCACCGGCTAAAGTgtaagcagcaagcagcgcgCGGGTTGTGGGATTGACTGACAAAAAGTGTGAATGCAGAGCTAAGGTTAAAAAGCTGCGCTGCCAGCGACGCgactctctgctgctgcgaagGTAGGTACATATATACGTAGGCAGGGGAGGGAGAAGACGGCGGCGACGCGACGTCGAATCGACTGCTTGCttattgctttttttgttattgccaTTGCGTTTATAACTGTTCTCCTGAAGtggctctttttctctctctggtttgtctttctcttttcaaCTGCAACGTAAAATGACAACCGGCAATGACAACAACAGGCAAAGCAGAAgctattgaaattgaatttatcaCATGTTACGTCTGTGTGCGGatgtatttttatgtaaaaCTTATGTACACTTGTATGCCATTTTCATCGTTTCGCCTCGAACATTTTGTATTGCGTGTTTAGCTTCTAAGGCCCGCCGATGATGAATGAGTTCGAAGCacatgggtgtgtgtatgcatgtgtgcgtatgtgtgtgtatagcgTATATCACAGTATAACGACTTTTCTTGGATGTTTCACACTTCACTTATACTTTATTTCGTCGTTATTACCACCGTTGTGTGTTGCGTTACCTGTCGGAGCTCGCGGAACTCGATGGGTtgtaaaatttgatttgtttcgtCTGCGTTACAGACATTTCTCCTTCGGAATTGGTGCAGCCAGGCTAGTTGCAGCGATTAGAAACACGCGGTGATTTACTTCGTCGCCTCGTCAGAGCAAATGACTGAACGCAAGAACAGCAGAGGCGAAAAAAAACGTGCGCGTGCTCTTCGCAGTTGTACCACACGGCACATGTATACATTTAGGTGTAATTGAACAGCATATTGTTGTCGTAATCTAAGGAATTAATTGGAGCAATAAAtcattaaacaattaattattaatttgttttttaatgagtttcaTGGGAATTTTCAATCTTCGTGTATTCGCTCTCAGCTGTTGGGACCTGCTGTTTGTCCAGTGCTGAAAGTCGCCGTTACTAcgacaaaatcgaatttttggctttggcgacAGCcctaattttgtttaaatcgAACGACTCGAACCGAACCGCTGATCATGGAAAGGTATGGCAAAAACGGTActtatgcatttttgtttacttattTGATTTAACCCTTAATatataattaatcaaataaaaagaagtcTTGCAACTCAGCCAATCTTGTATGAAATTGACTGATAAAATGCccaaattatatattttgtgtgagGGCTCTAGATAGTTAAGAATATTAAATCGAATAACACTATTAAGGAGTACGATATGTGATAATGAACATACACAATTAGCCCATTGTTGACCCCCCGAAGAAACTGATGAAACTTGATGAACTGTAGCGCAGTTCAGGTATATTATTTCTcagtatatttacggtatttttTGAGAAGAAGCCAAGAAAATTTCGGTATAATTGTGCGGGTcagtcggtatattttatagataAGTCCGCGTTCACACTGCTGCCTGgcgcaaacaataaaatttttttttatctttatttaACCGAAGTTTTAGCTAAAATAAAGATGACCTAGGAGTGGCAACGAGAGTGTGTGCGCGTCAGGATGGCCTATATAAACATAGCTGAATGGACACCAGACCAAGTAACAGACTGGATCAAAGGTAATAA from Drosophila subobscura isolate 14011-0131.10 chromosome E, UCBerk_Dsub_1.0, whole genome shotgun sequence includes the following:
- the LOC117890744 gene encoding actin-like protein 6A, producing the protein MSGGNMLYGGDEIGALVFDPGHHSLRVGYAQEDSPKAEIPSVVGIGASPTPETNLDPETKTDNNVTPNNSDSRKYYVDTNYVNVPRSQMEVQTYMKDGMIDNWDLFEKVIDYAYANVIQSEPEYHPVLFSEASWNVRNNREKLTELMFEKYNVPAFFLVKNAVLAAFSSGRATALVVDSGATHTSAVPVHEGYVLSQAVVKSPLGGDFLSRQCRQHLDKLNIDLSPVYKIASKDVVKERDNARFTLRKLPENLTQSWQNYMVQLLMQDFQMNILQVLENPFDERVAAQIPTVHYEFPNGYHQDFGSERFKIAESLFDNAMLGAGQLASTSVGMCDADVRLSLFGSVVVTGGNTLLQGFPERLNRDLQLRAPSNTRLKMISANGSVERRFGAWIGGSILASIGTFQQMWISSQEYEEAGKSQVERKCP
- the LOC117890727 gene encoding uridine-cytidine kinase-like 1 isoform X1 translates to MSSITFLCSKSNGSNNHSDVQKGKPTSAFASASASVAVVAAAASGLLTIAVPPQQQSKVKAAAAVAKTNGHIDDRSDVTEPLYVDLGNGTVGGGDLNCCPASPTTVPTKTALESPMRRAGRRQRTTSIGNQTTTANPSECIIRANNRTIYTAGRPPWYNCAGQQVEPFVIGICGGSASGKTTVAEKIIESLDVPWVTLLSMDCFYKILNEKQHEQALINEYNFDHPDAFDIELLVDVLTKLKEGRKVEVPVYNFVTHGRETQTKTMYGANVIIFEGILTFHSPEVLKLLDMKIFVDTDPDIRLARRLKRDISQRGRELRGVLKQYLNMVKPSYANYIAPTMAHADIIVPRGGENKVAIHLIVQHVHTQLQLRGFKLRETLANSYKDQPMPHSLHLLDPTPQIKGLHTFIRCRNTSRDEFIFYSKRLIRLVIEYALSLFPFKLTTVETPQGVLYEGKRMSSRKICGVSILRAGETMEQAVCDVCKDIRIGKILIQTNLKTGEPELYYLRLPKDIKDYKVILMDATVATGAAAMMAIRVLLDHDVPEDNIILASLLMAEIGVHSIAYAFPKVKIVTSALDPEINSKFYVIPGIGNFGDRYFGTEPSDDY
- the LOC117890735 gene encoding threonylcarbamoyladenosine tRNA methylthiotransferase produces the protein MYQLEKNFAGNDIDDIEDLISAEDVKPQERYQNKKSVTVRAKKRAQIKPETDVEEKPTPRPTIYESVIPGTQKVFVKTWGCAHNNSDSEYMAGQLAAYGYKLSGKDEADLWLLNSCTVKNPSEDTFRNEIETGMSNGKHVVVAGCVPQGAPKSDYLRGLSVIGVQQIDRVVEVVEETLKGHSVRLLQNKKVHGRRVAGAPLSLPKVRKNPLIEIISINTGCLNQCTYCKTKHARGDLASYPPEEIVDRARQSFAEGCCEIWLTSEDTGAYGRDIGSSLPELLWQLVEVIPEHCMLRVGMTNPPYILEHLEEVAKVLQHPRVYAFLHVPVQSGSDSVLGEMKREYCRKDFEHVVDFLRERVPGVTIATDIICGFPTETEADFEETMTLCSKYRFPSLFINQFFPRPGTPAAKMERIPANLVKKRTKRLTDLFYSYEPYAQRVGEMYTVLVTEISHDKLHYVGHNKSYEQVLLPMRDNLLGTRVHVRITSVSKFSMVGEILDDERDWTRCAQKHEEAPMESARMSRDKLIQRYVGIALVVGSVAFLLQLLIKLL
- the LOC117890727 gene encoding uridine-cytidine kinase-like 1 isoform X2, producing the protein MSVTQTKQIKFYNPSSSASSDSDDRSDVTEPLYVDLGNGTVGGGDLNCCPASPTTVPTKTALESPMRRAGRRQRTTSIGNQTTTANPSECIIRANNRTIYTAGRPPWYNCAGQQVEPFVIGICGGSASGKTTVAEKIIESLDVPWVTLLSMDCFYKILNEKQHEQALINEYNFDHPDAFDIELLVDVLTKLKEGRKVEVPVYNFVTHGRETQTKTMYGANVIIFEGILTFHSPEVLKLLDMKIFVDTDPDIRLARRLKRDISQRGRELRGVLKQYLNMVKPSYANYIAPTMAHADIIVPRGGENKVAIHLIVQHVHTQLQLRGFKLRETLANSYKDQPMPHSLHLLDPTPQIKGLHTFIRCRNTSRDEFIFYSKRLIRLVIEYALSLFPFKLTTVETPQGVLYEGKRMSSRKICGVSILRAGETMEQAVCDVCKDIRIGKILIQTNLKTGEPELYYLRLPKDIKDYKVILMDATVATGAAAMMAIRVLLDHDVPEDNIILASLLMAEIGVHSIAYAFPKVKIVTSALDPEINSKFYVIPGIGNFGDRYFGTEPSDDY
- the LOC117890765 gene encoding S-methyl-5'-thioadenosine phosphorylase, with protein sequence MLHIKCKDTDLEPIPVKIGIIGGSGLDDPDILENRQEKVIQTPYGDPSDALIQGEIGGVQCVLLARHGRKHDIMPSNVNYRANIWALRDVGCTHLIVSTACGSLREQIKPGNLVMPHDFIDRTTKRAQTFYDGSATSPRGVCHLPMYPAFSERTRNILIGAAKELEIPAHEKATIVTIEGPRFSSRSESLMFREWGGDLINMTTCPEVVLAKEAGLLYGSVAIATDYDCWRMGCEGVNVQDVLKTFAENVIKVKKILVNAVGRIAKEDWSEDILNAKQCVCNNTMSGAM